The Streptomyces sp. NL15-2K genome contains a region encoding:
- a CDS encoding dioxygenase → MIIQDEHQLTAAVLAETERAGDPRVKEIVQALVRHLHDFTREVRLTEKEFDTALDIVTRLGRLTTPSHNEVRLMAGSLGLSTLVALMNNGTEDKPTSANLLGPFWRQGSPAMHNGESIVRSPTEGPPLFFTGRIVDTDTNAVADAEVDVWHASPAGLYENQDPEQAEWNLRGKFFSDEEGTFTFRSIKPSGYPIPMGGPVGELLTALQRHPFRPAHVHALIYKPGYKTIASQLYSHDDPILETDAQFGVVRSLVGTYVRHENEPAPDPDVTEPWYSLEFTFVVEPGEAWLPTPPVSAKRDTKPDSV, encoded by the coding sequence GTGATCATCCAAGACGAACACCAGCTCACCGCGGCGGTACTTGCCGAGACGGAGCGGGCCGGCGACCCGCGAGTCAAGGAGATCGTCCAGGCACTGGTACGCCACCTGCACGATTTCACCCGCGAAGTACGGCTGACCGAGAAGGAGTTCGACACCGCCCTCGACATCGTGACCAGGCTCGGTCGGCTCACCACGCCCAGCCACAACGAGGTCAGGCTGATGGCGGGTTCGCTGGGCCTGTCAACGCTGGTCGCCCTGATGAACAACGGCACCGAGGACAAGCCCACCTCAGCGAACCTGCTCGGCCCCTTCTGGCGCCAGGGCAGCCCGGCCATGCACAACGGCGAGTCCATCGTCCGCTCCCCGACCGAGGGACCGCCACTGTTCTTCACCGGCCGGATCGTCGACACCGACACGAACGCGGTCGCCGACGCGGAAGTCGACGTCTGGCACGCTTCACCGGCCGGCCTCTATGAGAACCAGGACCCCGAGCAGGCCGAGTGGAATCTCCGTGGCAAGTTCTTCAGCGACGAGGAAGGAACGTTCACCTTCCGCAGTATCAAGCCTTCCGGTTACCCGATACCGATGGGCGGACCCGTGGGCGAGCTTCTGACCGCGCTCCAACGCCACCCCTTCCGGCCGGCACATGTCCACGCGCTGATCTACAAACCTGGTTACAAGACGATCGCCTCCCAGCTCTACAGCCACGACGACCCCATCCTGGAGACCGACGCGCAGTTCGGCGTCGTGCGGAGCCTTGTCGGCACGTATGTGCGCCACGAGAACGAGCCGGCGCCGGACCCGGACGTGACCGAGCCCTGGTACAGCCTCGAGTTCACCTTCGTCGTCGAGCCGGGTGAGGCCTGGCTGCCCACCCCGCCCGTGTCGGCCAAGCGCGATACCAAGCCGGACAGCGTGTGA
- the dpgC gene encoding (3,5-dihydroxyphenyl)acetyl-CoA 1,2-dioxygenase DpgC, which produces MSGEARGLVRPVDEGEMRASLPRARAALKHAVSPPGGLRAHEATLPEGLGAHAASPPGELGVLRSLRTAFLDAHADAVYAELTVGRTRGLRLAELVAAAGSAFPGLVPTAAELAADRALAQARKAGHEIDLGVFLSRMLRSPLSGGHLMDTLLSPTARALDLLPEFTAVGKTDLGSVRLERRDGVARLTMCRDDCLNAEDDRQVDDMETAVDLALLDPAVEVCLLRGGVMTHPRYAGKRVFSAGINLKSLHAGDISLDGFLLRRELGYLHKIWRGVRVDDDTSWHSPTRAKPWVAAVDTFAIGGGTQLLLVVDHVLAASDAYLSLPAAQEGIIPGVANFRLPRYTGPRLARQIILEGRRIRMTDPEARLLVDEVHDPDELDRAVERGLDRLRGPAVAANRKMLNAAEEDIDAFRRYMAEFALQQALRLHSTDVTDKVGRFSTRGTAPAGSPS; this is translated from the coding sequence GTGAGCGGCGAGGCCCGGGGCCTCGTACGGCCGGTGGACGAGGGGGAGATGCGGGCGAGCCTGCCGCGCGCGCGTGCGGCACTGAAGCATGCGGTGTCGCCTCCCGGCGGGTTGAGAGCGCATGAAGCGACGCTCCCTGAGGGGTTGGGAGCACACGCGGCGTCGCCTCCCGGCGAGTTGGGCGTACTGAGATCCCTGCGCACAGCCTTCCTCGACGCGCACGCCGACGCCGTCTACGCCGAGCTGACCGTCGGCCGCACCCGTGGGCTGCGGCTGGCCGAGCTGGTCGCCGCGGCGGGGAGCGCGTTCCCGGGGCTGGTCCCCACCGCGGCCGAGCTGGCCGCGGACCGCGCGCTGGCGCAGGCGCGCAAGGCGGGCCACGAGATCGACCTCGGCGTGTTCCTCAGCCGGATGCTGCGCTCGCCGCTGTCCGGCGGGCACTTGATGGACACCCTGCTCAGCCCCACCGCGCGCGCCCTTGACCTGCTGCCCGAGTTCACGGCCGTAGGAAAGACGGACCTCGGCTCCGTACGGCTGGAGCGCCGTGACGGGGTCGCCCGGCTCACGATGTGCCGCGACGACTGTCTCAACGCCGAGGACGACCGTCAGGTCGACGACATGGAGACCGCGGTCGACCTCGCCCTGCTCGATCCGGCCGTCGAGGTCTGTCTGCTGCGCGGCGGGGTGATGACCCATCCGCGCTACGCTGGGAAGCGGGTGTTCAGCGCCGGCATCAACCTCAAGAGCCTGCACGCCGGGGACATCTCGCTCGACGGCTTCCTGCTGCGGCGCGAACTCGGCTACCTGCACAAAATCTGGCGCGGTGTCCGAGTCGACGACGACACGTCCTGGCACTCGCCGACCCGGGCCAAGCCCTGGGTGGCCGCCGTCGACACGTTCGCCATCGGCGGCGGCACGCAACTGCTGCTGGTCGTGGACCACGTACTCGCCGCCTCGGACGCGTATCTCAGCCTGCCCGCGGCGCAGGAGGGCATCATCCCCGGAGTCGCCAACTTCCGGCTGCCCCGGTACACCGGCCCGCGCCTGGCCCGCCAGATCATCCTGGAGGGCCGCAGAATCCGGATGACGGACCCGGAGGCCCGGCTGCTCGTCGACGAGGTGCACGATCCGGACGAGCTGGACCGGGCCGTCGAACGCGGCCTCGACCGGCTGCGGGGCCCGGCGGTCGCCGCCAACCGGAAGATGCTCAACGCCGCGGAGGAGGACATTGACGCGTTCCGGCGTTACATGGCGGAATTCGCGCTGCAGCAGGCACTCCGCCTGCACAGCACGGACGTGACCGACAAGGTCGGCCGCTTCTCCACTCGCGGCACCGCACCTGCGGGCAGCCCCAGCTAG
- the dpgB gene encoding enoyl-CoA-hydratase DpgB, whose product MRAAGERRLRIDGGQPPSPETIAAIAMVCDGVEDSGDSGPVVVELSGAPRGGWARELTVGLVSKWERALRRLERLPTATVAVADGDCGGPALDALLVTDIRIATPSLRLLLPVADGATWPGMALHRLAQQGPGSAAIRRAALFGTPLDAARALALHLVDEVTDDVEGSLTSAAELTAPFTGSELAIRRQLLLDARTVPFEEALGAHLAACDRALRRVSAEETT is encoded by the coding sequence GTGAGGGCGGCGGGGGAGAGGAGGCTGCGGATCGACGGCGGGCAGCCGCCGTCACCGGAGACCATCGCGGCGATCGCCATGGTGTGCGACGGCGTCGAGGACTCGGGCGATTCCGGTCCTGTGGTCGTCGAGTTGTCCGGGGCCCCGCGCGGCGGGTGGGCGCGCGAGCTGACCGTGGGCCTGGTCAGCAAGTGGGAGCGGGCCCTTCGCCGGCTGGAGCGGCTGCCCACGGCCACGGTCGCGGTCGCCGACGGCGACTGCGGCGGCCCCGCCCTGGACGCCCTGCTGGTCACCGACATCCGCATCGCCACGCCCTCGCTGCGGCTGCTGCTGCCCGTGGCCGACGGGGCGACCTGGCCCGGGATGGCGCTGCACCGGCTCGCCCAGCAGGGGCCGGGCTCGGCGGCGATCCGTCGCGCGGCGCTGTTCGGCACCCCGCTCGACGCGGCGCGGGCGCTGGCGCTGCACCTGGTCGACGAGGTGACGGACGACGTGGAAGGCTCGCTGACGTCGGCGGCCGAACTGACCGCGCCGTTCACCGGTTCCGAGCTGGCCATCCGGCGGCAACTGCTGCTCGACGCCCGCACGGTCCCCTTCGAGGAGGCGCTCGGGGCGCACTTGGCGGCCTGCGACCGCGCGCTGCGCCGGGTGTCGGCGGAGGAGACGACGTGA